The Mycobacterium paragordonae genome includes a region encoding these proteins:
- a CDS encoding type III polyketide synthase, with protein MSTVPESGVVSPPAEQSAINLAQLPPAPPTTVAVIEGIATGGPQREVDQTSAAAHVAGLFADPEQRERIPRLYAKTRIGSRRMAVDPLNPEFDAFRRGPGTIRDRMNLFFDNAVPLAVDTARRALAGLQYRTDEIGLLVFVTSTGFIAPGVDVAVVKELGLSRSVSRVVINFMGCAAAMNAIRTAATYVRAHPSMKALVVCIELCSVNAVFADDINDVVTHSLFGDGCGALVIGASQVQQPLPAASVVIRSSFTQLLDDAEDGIVLGVNHNGITCELSENLPDYIYRGVEPVIAEVLRDNGLAKSDIDLWAVHPGGPKIIEQSVRSLGISADRAAQSWDVLARFGNMLSVSLIFVLEMMVRQAESSKPISTGIAFAFAPGVTVEGILFDIIRR; from the coding sequence ATGAGCACCGTGCCCGAGAGCGGCGTCGTGTCGCCACCCGCAGAGCAGTCCGCAATCAACCTGGCCCAGTTGCCGCCTGCGCCACCGACGACGGTCGCCGTCATCGAGGGCATCGCGACCGGCGGCCCGCAGCGCGAAGTCGATCAGACCTCAGCCGCCGCCCACGTGGCCGGTCTCTTCGCCGACCCCGAACAGCGGGAACGGATTCCGCGGCTGTATGCGAAGACGCGGATCGGCAGCCGCCGGATGGCCGTCGATCCGCTCAATCCGGAGTTCGACGCTTTCCGCCGCGGTCCCGGAACCATCCGGGACCGGATGAACCTGTTCTTCGACAACGCGGTGCCGCTGGCGGTCGACACGGCCCGGCGTGCCCTGGCCGGACTCCAGTACCGGACCGACGAGATCGGGCTGCTGGTGTTCGTCACCAGCACCGGATTCATCGCGCCGGGAGTCGATGTCGCGGTCGTCAAGGAACTCGGGTTGTCCCGCTCGGTGTCGCGCGTCGTGATCAATTTCATGGGGTGTGCGGCCGCGATGAACGCGATCCGTACCGCCGCGACGTATGTGCGCGCTCACCCGAGCATGAAGGCATTGGTGGTGTGCATCGAATTGTGCTCGGTGAACGCGGTTTTCGCCGACGACATCAACGACGTCGTCACCCACAGCCTGTTCGGCGACGGCTGCGGGGCGCTGGTGATCGGCGCCAGCCAGGTACAGCAGCCGCTGCCGGCGGCCAGCGTGGTGATCCGCAGCAGCTTCACCCAGCTGCTCGACGATGCCGAGGACGGCATCGTGCTCGGTGTCAATCACAACGGCATCACCTGCGAGCTGTCCGAGAATCTGCCCGACTACATCTACCGCGGAGTCGAACCGGTGATCGCGGAGGTGTTGCGGGACAACGGGTTAGCCAAATCCGACATCGACCTGTGGGCCGTGCATCCGGGTGGGCCGAAAATCATCGAGCAGTCCGTGCGATCACTGGGCATCTCCGCCGACCGCGCGGCGCAGAGTTGGGACGTGTTGGCCCGGTTCGGCAACATGTTGAGTGTGTCGCTGATCTTCGTGCTGGAAATG